From a region of the Alkalihalobacillus sp. TS-13 genome:
- a CDS encoding AraC family transcriptional regulator yields MIKYIHQYLHEPLSVSWLTHQAAYSRYHFTRIFKERTGLTPQYYVSSLRIQKAKDLLLCTDLSVRDIGLEIGQESLGTFTTRFTERVGVTPSQFRNSKKEVNNYLSMLQDWTLSNSMSTHTTSLPKASEGGKIQGTVQADVPFSGFIFVGLFAKPIFEGLPLYGTMLSSLGAFCFTGVKPGAYYLKATSVSKKMQGIDMLFSYKSLQGGLKEPIIIEPYSPVPFHKMNLRSPRLDDPPIISSLPYLIDRFLEKGKESINRKEIISSF; encoded by the coding sequence GTGATCAAGTATATTCACCAATATCTTCATGAACCCCTATCGGTATCCTGGTTAACCCATCAAGCAGCCTATAGTCGATATCATTTCACTCGTATTTTCAAAGAAAGGACAGGTCTTACACCCCAATACTATGTTTCTTCACTACGTATACAAAAGGCAAAAGACCTGCTGTTATGTACAGATTTAAGTGTCCGGGATATCGGACTGGAAATCGGTCAGGAGAGTTTGGGCACATTTACAACACGATTTACAGAACGGGTAGGGGTAACACCGTCACAATTTCGAAACTCAAAAAAGGAAGTCAACAACTATTTATCTATGCTACAAGATTGGACATTGTCCAATTCCATGTCAACACACACGACATCTTTACCTAAGGCAAGTGAAGGTGGCAAGATACAAGGGACTGTCCAGGCAGATGTTCCTTTTAGTGGTTTTATTTTTGTTGGATTATTTGCCAAACCGATCTTTGAAGGATTACCATTATACGGAACAATGCTTTCTTCTTTAGGAGCTTTTTGTTTTACCGGTGTTAAACCAGGCGCCTATTACCTGAAGGCCACATCTGTGTCCAAAAAGATGCAAGGTATTGATATGCTCTTTTCCTACAAATCACTACAAGGTGGGCTGAAAGAACCAATCATTATTGAACCGTATTCCCCTGTCCCATTTCACAAAATGAATCTCCGTTCACCTCGTTTAGATGATCCGCCAATCATTTCTTCCCTTCCATATTTGATCGATCGTTTCCTCGAAAAGGGTAAGGAAAGTATCAATCGGAAAGAAATCATTTCATCATTTTAG
- a CDS encoding SDR family oxidoreductase — MNLLENKIAVVAGATRGAGRAIAAMLGQVGATVYVTGRSVRGNPSPMGRPETIEETAELVTQQGGKGIPVKVDHTVEREVKALFEKISKEQNGQLDILINDVWGGDPLTNWDQTFWEHSLDDGLKMQKQAIHSHIITSHYGVPLMVNRGQGLVVEITDGVNYNYRGNLFYSLAKISVIHLAEAMAHDLKKYHITSVAVTPGFLRSEAMLQHFGVTENNWQEGTKIEPYFIASETPFYIGKGIAALASDKNVFQKTGQVLSSWGLAKEYGFTDIDGTQPDWGTYFDENV, encoded by the coding sequence ATGAATCTGTTAGAAAACAAAATTGCCGTTGTAGCTGGTGCTACCCGTGGCGCCGGTCGTGCAATTGCTGCCATGCTCGGTCAAGTCGGTGCCACTGTATATGTTACTGGTCGAAGCGTAAGGGGAAACCCTTCCCCTATGGGAAGACCCGAAACGATTGAAGAAACAGCAGAACTGGTGACACAACAAGGCGGAAAAGGAATACCGGTTAAAGTGGACCACACTGTCGAAAGGGAGGTCAAAGCACTTTTTGAGAAGATTAGTAAAGAACAAAACGGACAACTTGATATTCTGATCAATGATGTTTGGGGAGGAGATCCATTAACCAATTGGGATCAAACTTTCTGGGAACATAGCCTAGATGACGGATTAAAAATGCAAAAACAAGCGATCCACTCACATATCATCACAAGTCACTATGGTGTTCCATTGATGGTAAACCGTGGACAAGGACTGGTTGTAGAAATTACAGACGGCGTGAATTATAACTACAGAGGTAACCTCTTTTATAGTCTTGCAAAAATATCAGTCATTCATTTGGCAGAAGCCATGGCACACGATTTAAAAAAGTATCACATTACCTCCGTTGCTGTCACACCGGGATTTCTTCGATCAGAAGCTATGCTTCAGCATTTCGGGGTAACAGAAAATAACTGGCAGGAAGGGACTAAAATTGAGCCGTATTTTATTGCGTCTGAGACGCCTTTTTATATTGGTAAAGGGATCGCCGCTTTAGCAAGTGATAAAAATGTATTCCAAAAAACAGGACAAGTGTTAAGTTCATGGGGTCTGGCCAAAGAATATGGATTCACGGATATTGATGGTACACAGCCAGATTGGGGAACATATTTTGATGAAAATGTTTAA
- a CDS encoding YafY family protein, with translation MRADRLMNIMILLQNRGKMTSKELANELEVSDRTILRDMDALSTSGVPIVSERGKEGGWRLLDNFRSKLSGLTIEDMKSLFLFPSEELLNDLGLNTQSLDTRQKLLASIPVNYRAEAQAMWERIYIDTSTWRQSKEKVNDLKIIQHAVWENKKLKIHYEQADGRQKERLIEPLGLVAKGDKWYLVALRDGELRNYRVSRVHSAKVQNETFKRPIDFNLATYWGQSKVEFIQKLPKYEVQVEIDPAIIKRINFTSKFVQVLKTESPNENKWIPATLSFNDKQEAIEYILGFANKIKVVSPKDLPDKVVSSAKSVINFYEDA, from the coding sequence ATGAGAGCGGATAGATTGATGAACATTATGATTTTACTACAGAACCGAGGGAAAATGACGTCTAAGGAATTGGCAAATGAATTAGAGGTTTCAGACAGAACCATCCTTAGAGACATGGATGCTTTAAGTACTTCAGGGGTACCCATTGTTTCTGAAAGAGGAAAAGAGGGGGGCTGGCGCCTATTAGACAATTTTCGGAGTAAACTAAGTGGATTAACAATCGAGGACATGAAATCCCTTTTTCTTTTCCCTTCAGAGGAATTGCTTAATGATTTAGGACTGAACACCCAATCACTAGATACCAGGCAAAAGTTACTTGCATCCATCCCAGTAAATTATCGAGCCGAAGCACAAGCGATGTGGGAAAGGATTTATATAGATACAAGTACATGGCGACAATCCAAAGAAAAAGTGAACGACCTCAAAATAATTCAACATGCTGTTTGGGAGAATAAAAAGCTAAAGATTCACTATGAACAGGCTGACGGACGACAAAAGGAACGGTTGATTGAACCGTTGGGCTTAGTAGCAAAGGGAGACAAGTGGTATCTTGTTGCATTAAGAGATGGAGAACTTCGTAATTACAGAGTATCACGAGTACATTCTGCAAAAGTTCAAAATGAAACATTTAAAAGACCCATTGATTTCAATTTAGCAACATACTGGGGGCAATCAAAAGTAGAGTTTATACAAAAATTACCGAAATATGAAGTGCAAGTAGAAATAGACCCAGCAATTATTAAGAGAATTAATTTTACAAGTAAATTCGTTCAAGTCTTAAAAACGGAAAGTCCAAACGAAAACAAATGGATACCTGCAACTTTAAGTTTCAATGATAAGCAAGAAGCTATAGAGTACATATTGGGATTTGCAAATAAAATCAAGGTTGTCTCACCTAAAGATCTTCCAGATAAAGTCGTGTCATCGGCCAAGTCAGTTATTAATTTTTACGAGGATGCATAA
- a CDS encoding esterase-like activity of phytase family protein encodes MRSVRWLSISIIAVLLLVYSFQSVLADENRNQPKSEEEANQHQEWMVNKEDRPPVHSVDHLKLIGSKIVPNNAKFRRTSLGGFSGLSYDPRKHQWYIISDDRSMINPARYYTGKLRYNERGFKSVRFTDVTFLKQPDGTLYPSKEQYNPDMEGDVPDFESIRYDTRNGGVWYTSEGDRSLDMNPLIRHATLNGTYQSGLPISENVKMDKQSAKGFRNNLSLEGSTFSPDGLSYWTVMEGPLFQDGSVPTVDTGAVSRITRYDRDGNVKAQYAYNIDPIPAEPGPGKHADNGVTDILSINDHEFLILERSGVQSVDGSFKNYIRIYKINTENATDIKDMDTIKNRDFVPVRKQLVLNMNELGLSNLDNIEGMSWGKRLKNGHDSLVLVSDNNFNDSQVTQFIALEVFPE; translated from the coding sequence ATGAGGAGTGTAAGATGGTTATCAATCAGTATAATTGCGGTTCTTTTACTTGTGTATTCGTTTCAGTCGGTACTAGCGGATGAAAACAGAAATCAACCCAAAAGCGAAGAAGAAGCCAATCAACATCAGGAATGGATGGTGAATAAGGAGGACAGGCCTCCTGTCCATTCCGTCGATCATTTGAAATTGATAGGCTCTAAGATTGTTCCAAACAATGCGAAATTTAGACGGACGAGCCTGGGTGGATTCTCCGGGCTGTCATATGATCCTCGCAAACATCAATGGTACATCATCAGTGATGACAGGTCCATGATTAACCCTGCTCGTTACTATACTGGAAAGCTGAGATATAATGAAAGAGGATTCAAGTCAGTAAGGTTTACTGATGTGACGTTCTTAAAACAACCGGATGGCACATTGTATCCAAGTAAGGAACAATACAATCCAGATATGGAAGGAGATGTACCGGATTTCGAATCAATCAGGTATGACACGAGAAACGGGGGGGTCTGGTATACAAGTGAGGGAGATCGTTCACTGGACATGAATCCTCTGATTCGTCACGCTACTTTAAACGGGACTTATCAATCGGGATTGCCGATATCCGAAAATGTAAAAATGGATAAGCAATCGGCAAAAGGGTTCCGGAACAACCTTTCACTCGAGGGGAGCACCTTTTCTCCAGACGGACTTTCCTACTGGACTGTAATGGAAGGTCCTTTGTTTCAGGACGGTAGCGTTCCAACTGTGGATACAGGAGCAGTTTCACGAATCACCCGGTACGACCGTGATGGCAATGTAAAGGCACAATATGCTTATAACATTGATCCAATCCCTGCAGAACCAGGACCCGGAAAGCATGCGGACAATGGGGTAACCGATATCCTCTCGATTAATGATCATGAATTTTTGATACTGGAACGGTCCGGGGTCCAATCAGTAGATGGAAGTTTCAAGAATTACATTCGTATATACAAAATCAATACTGAAAACGCAACGGATATAAAGGATATGGATACAATTAAAAACCGTGATTTTGTACCCGTTCGCAAACAACTTGTACTTAATATGAATGAACTCGGATTATCTAATTTGGATAATATCGAAGGCATGTCCTGGGGTAAAAGGTTAAAGAACGGTCATGATAGTCTTGTCCTCGTATCGGATAACAATTTCAATGATTCCCAAGTCACGCAGTTCATTGCTTTGGAAGTGTTTCCTGAATAA
- the hppD gene encoding 4-hydroxyphenylpyruvate dioxygenase → MKIVEKYQNNVAHNSLRFERVEYIEFFVSNAKVFSYFLCNAFGFEVKAYLGLETGVKDRTSYLLEQGNCRFIITAGVDPESEVSKFTYLHGDGVKEVAFKVGNVEEAYKTAIDNGAKNVKGCYQIEDENGIIHKAIIGSFGETVNSFINKSNYKGKYLPGFKEITSPFTTSKNKGLLSFDHIVGNVELGNMNRWTQYYEKALGFTKFQGFSKDEISTKLSGLMSKVLENGDGRIKFLINEPVTGKTKSQIQEYLDFNYGPGIQHIAFETNNIVKTVSELQMAGVEFYNAPDAYYDDLNVRVGNIDENLDHLRDLNILVDRDDEGYLLQIFVKPLTDRPTIFFEIIQRKGSKGFGKGNIKALYEAVEKEQALRGTL, encoded by the coding sequence ATGAAAATAGTAGAAAAATACCAAAATAATGTTGCACATAATTCTTTGCGGTTTGAACGTGTAGAATATATTGAGTTTTTTGTAAGTAATGCAAAGGTTTTTTCCTATTTTTTATGTAATGCGTTCGGGTTTGAAGTAAAGGCTTATTTAGGGTTGGAAACCGGAGTTAAAGACAGAACATCCTATTTACTAGAACAAGGTAATTGTCGATTTATCATCACAGCAGGAGTGGACCCGGAAAGCGAGGTTTCCAAGTTTACCTACCTGCATGGTGATGGAGTTAAAGAAGTTGCGTTTAAGGTTGGTAATGTTGAGGAAGCTTATAAAACTGCCATTGATAACGGGGCAAAGAATGTAAAAGGTTGTTATCAGATAGAGGATGAAAATGGAATAATTCATAAGGCTATTATTGGTTCTTTTGGTGAGACAGTAAACTCTTTTATTAATAAATCTAATTATAAAGGAAAATATCTTCCCGGCTTTAAAGAGATTACGTCCCCCTTTACTACATCAAAAAACAAAGGACTATTGTCTTTTGACCATATTGTTGGAAATGTAGAGCTAGGAAATATGAATAGGTGGACTCAATATTATGAAAAAGCACTCGGTTTTACGAAATTTCAAGGATTTTCAAAAGATGAGATTAGTACCAAGTTATCCGGATTAATGTCTAAAGTATTAGAAAACGGAGATGGAAGGATAAAATTCTTAATAAATGAACCGGTAACGGGAAAAACCAAGTCCCAAATACAAGAATATTTAGATTTTAACTATGGTCCAGGCATACAACATATTGCCTTTGAGACTAATAACATTGTTAAGACAGTATCAGAACTACAAATGGCAGGTGTAGAGTTTTATAATGCTCCAGATGCATATTATGATGATTTAAACGTACGTGTAGGTAATATTGATGAGAACTTGGATCATTTAAGGGATTTAAATATTTTAGTAGATAGAGACGATGAAGGATATTTATTACAAATATTCGTTAAACCATTAACAGATCGGCCTACAATATTTTTTGAAATTATTCAAAGAAAGGGAAGTAAAGGTTTCGGCAAAGGGAATATTAAAGCCCTATATGAAGCTGTCGAAAAAGAACAAGCTTTACGTGGAACATTGTAG
- a CDS encoding cyclase family protein, with protein sequence MDLSHTIEHGLVTYKGLPAPIICDYLSREESRDLYEEGTEFQIGKVEMVGNTGTYLDCPFHRYSQGKDLSEMNLVNFVDLEGIVIRVNHKETLAIDADFFREKEIRGRAVLVNTGWDQYWNSEMYFENHPYLTRDAAQYLIDCRVKLVGIDSMNIDKTQGKSRPVHSLLLQEEIPIVEHLCCLDQLPDEGFTFTAIPPKFKGVGTFPVRAMAKIL encoded by the coding sequence ATTGATTTAAGCCATACAATTGAACATGGACTGGTCACTTACAAAGGATTACCTGCTCCTATTATTTGTGATTATTTAAGTAGAGAGGAATCACGAGATCTATATGAAGAAGGAACTGAGTTCCAGATTGGCAAAGTTGAAATGGTTGGTAACACAGGAACCTATTTGGATTGTCCCTTTCATAGATATAGCCAAGGCAAAGATCTATCAGAAATGAATCTAGTAAATTTTGTTGATTTAGAAGGGATCGTTATTCGTGTTAACCATAAAGAAACACTTGCTATAGATGCTGACTTTTTTAGAGAAAAAGAAATAAGAGGAAGAGCCGTACTTGTGAACACGGGTTGGGATCAATATTGGAATAGTGAAATGTATTTTGAAAACCATCCGTACCTCACCCGAGATGCTGCACAATATCTAATAGATTGTAGAGTAAAACTAGTAGGTATTGATTCTATGAATATTGATAAAACACAAGGAAAATCAAGGCCAGTTCATTCGCTACTACTTCAAGAAGAAATTCCGATTGTAGAGCATTTATGTTGCCTTGATCAACTTCCAGATGAAGGATTTACCTTTACAGCCATTCCACCAAAGTTTAAAGGGGTTGGCACCTTTCCGGTTAGAGCAATGGCAAAGATCTTATAA
- a CDS encoding LysE family translocator encodes MDIGSIISFLGTAILLTLIPGPDNLFVLAHSISNGKSSGISTTFGLCTGLLIHITAATLGISAIIYQSALAFAIVKYAGAAYLLYLAYRAFTANDTTLNVEKKGSLSFKSSYKKGVIMNLLNPKVSLFFLAFLPQFINQSYGNITYQMLMYGIIFLIQTLVIFTVISIFSEKVGYLLRKNPIISRKINIIQGSLFTLIGLKIAFSQK; translated from the coding sequence ATGGATATAGGGTCTATCATTTCTTTTTTGGGTACAGCTATATTACTTACCTTGATACCTGGGCCAGATAACCTTTTTGTTTTAGCCCATAGCATATCCAATGGTAAGAGTTCAGGGATCTCAACCACATTTGGACTTTGCACAGGTCTACTAATACATATTACTGCCGCAACGTTAGGAATTTCTGCAATTATCTATCAATCAGCTTTGGCTTTTGCTATTGTCAAATATGCTGGAGCAGCCTACTTGTTATATCTAGCTTATAGAGCATTCACCGCCAATGATACTACTCTCAACGTTGAGAAAAAAGGTTCTTTAAGTTTTAAATCTTCATATAAAAAAGGTGTAATTATGAATCTTTTAAACCCAAAAGTTTCTCTTTTTTTCCTTGCCTTCTTGCCTCAGTTCATTAATCAATCATATGGAAATATTACTTACCAAATGCTCATGTATGGCATTATATTCCTAATTCAAACATTAGTTATTTTCACAGTAATAAGTATCTTTTCCGAAAAGGTGGGTTATTTACTCCGTAAAAACCCAATCATATCAAGAAAAATTAATATTATTCAAGGCTCTTTATTTACCCTTATTGGATTAAAAATTGCTTTTAGCCAAAAATAA
- a CDS encoding helix-turn-helix domain-containing protein, which translates to MNTKKSNDLPFAQVPPALMHHTHNGDGILFTEWRNVPPQEVHVSNLKNHEININLTPNPVNMWEKVDGKSTKGQLAFGDIIILSAGESSLWRWDTDLSFYRIELPPDLLGDVGNKSEMAFNGPIELHHILQTHDPKLFQLTQWLMEDIKQGGIGGKLYEESLSNLLALHVLKRYTSTKFDPYKPKNLSDREINTAIQYIHDRINQNISLTELAREVNVSPAHLIRLFKKATGFPPHQYVIQLRVNRAKTLLLTKKVSISEVAAEVGFADQSHFHRHFKRLVGCTPREYLKMA; encoded by the coding sequence GTGAATACGAAAAAGTCTAATGATTTACCGTTTGCTCAAGTACCACCTGCGTTAATGCACCATACTCATAATGGTGATGGAATATTGTTTACTGAATGGAGAAATGTACCTCCCCAAGAAGTTCATGTATCCAACCTTAAGAATCACGAAATCAACATTAATTTGACACCAAACCCCGTTAATATGTGGGAGAAAGTTGATGGAAAAAGTACCAAAGGGCAATTAGCCTTTGGCGATATCATTATCTTGTCTGCTGGGGAAAGTAGCCTTTGGCGATGGGACACCGACTTAAGTTTTTACAGGATTGAATTACCTCCAGATCTTCTGGGGGATGTTGGAAATAAATCTGAAATGGCATTCAACGGTCCGATAGAGCTTCATCATATTTTACAGACACATGACCCGAAGCTCTTTCAGTTAACACAATGGCTGATGGAGGATATCAAACAGGGAGGAATAGGGGGCAAACTTTATGAAGAGTCATTAAGTAATCTTTTAGCACTACATGTACTAAAACGTTATACTTCTACAAAATTCGACCCGTATAAGCCAAAGAATCTCTCCGATCGTGAAATCAACACAGCTATCCAATATATACATGATCGGATAAATCAAAATATTTCTTTAACTGAGTTGGCCAGAGAAGTTAATGTCAGTCCTGCTCATCTAATACGTTTATTTAAAAAAGCAACAGGCTTTCCCCCCCATCAATACGTCATTCAATTAAGAGTCAATCGTGCAAAGACACTGCTTTTGACAAAAAAGGTGTCAATCAGCGAGGTTGCTGCTGAAGTTGGCTTTGCTGATCAAAGTCACTTTCACCGGCACTTTAAACGTCTTGTCGGATGTACACCAAGAGAATACCTGAAGATGGCCTGA
- a CDS encoding helix-turn-helix domain-containing protein, protein MPKKYPEVDEVIKYIHQYLHEPLSVSELARHAAYSKFHFTRIFKERMGLAPQYYISAIRLQKAKDLLLCTDLSVRDIGLEIGQESLGTFTTRFTERVGVTPSQFRNSKKEVNNYLSMLQDWTLSKSMSTHTTSLAKASEGGKIQGTVQADVPFSGFIFVGLFAKPIFEGFPLYGTMLSSLGDFRFTGVKPGAYYLMATSVSKKMQGIDILFSYKSLQAGLKEPIIIEPYSPVPFQKMNLRSPRLDDPPIISSLPYLIDRFLEKGKESINRKEIISSF, encoded by the coding sequence ATGCCTAAAAAGTATCCAGAAGTAGACGAAGTGATCAAGTATATTCATCAATATCTCCACGAACCGCTTTCGGTGTCCGAATTAGCCAGGCATGCAGCCTATAGTAAATTCCATTTCACCCGTATTTTTAAAGAGAGAATGGGTCTTGCACCTCAATATTATATTTCGGCCATCCGGCTGCAAAAGGCAAAAGACCTGCTGTTATGTACAGATTTAAGTGTCCGGGATATCGGACTGGAAATCGGTCAGGAGAGTTTGGGCACATTTACAACACGATTTACAGAACGGGTAGGGGTAACACCGTCACAATTTCGAAACTCAAAAAAGGAAGTCAACAACTATTTATCTATGCTACAAGATTGGACATTGTCCAAATCCATGTCAACGCACACGACATCTTTAGCTAAGGCAAGTGAAGGTGGCAAGATACAAGGGACTGTCCAGGCTGATGTTCCTTTTAGTGGTTTTATTTTTGTTGGATTATTTGCCAAACCGATCTTTGAAGGATTTCCATTATACGGAACTATGCTTTCTTCTTTAGGAGATTTTCGTTTTACCGGTGTTAAACCAGGCGCCTATTATCTGATGGCTACATCTGTGTCCAAGAAGATGCAAGGTATTGATATACTCTTTTCCTACAAATCATTACAAGCCGGGCTGAAAGAACCAATCATTATTGAACCGTATTCCCCTGTCCCATTTCAAAAAATGAATCTCCGTTCACCTCGTTTAGATGATCCACCAATCATTTCTTCCCTTCCATATCTGATCGATCGTTTCCTCGAAAAGGGTAAGGAAAGTATCAATCGGAAAGAAATCATTTCATCATTTTAG